The sequence below is a genomic window from Methylotuvimicrobium alcaliphilum 20Z.
TGAAAATAGATTGATTAGAATGCTCAGAACAAGACTGATAACAATCATCGACGTGATCGGAATGAAAATGGATCGTCTTTCATCAACGATTTTAATATCGCCCGGCAAATTACCGAACCAACTGATCAATCCGGGCGCGTAACTAATGAGCAAGCCTAATACCAATAAAAAACCGCCAATCATTATCAATAATTTGCCCATAATTTACCTCATCATGAACTCAATCGAAAAAACCGTTTACAAATGCCGCTCGATATCATGCGCTCTTAGCCCCCAAGCCAAAAGGTTTTCAATGCGATGATTGGCA
It includes:
- a CDS encoding DUF2905 domain-containing protein; its protein translation is MGKLLIMIGGFLLVLGLLISYAPGLISWFGNLPGDIKIVDERRSIFIPITSMIVISLVLSILINLFSSLK